TTAGGGAAATTCAAAATAAGTACTATATTTCTTTCATCTGATGGATAAACTTTTCCACAATTCCATTCAGTCTTTCAGGCTCCATCAGTTTATTTACCAATTCCTGCTCAACAGCCATTAGGGCCAGGCCACTAAGCTTCACTTGTCCCATGGTACGacataaatatgttttaagaCGGGGCAGTGTAGAAAATGAGTTTTCAGCACTTGCTGAAGTAATCGGCCAAGACAAAGCAATATATAATAGCTTTGATATGCAAGGAATATTATTGTGAAGACCATGCTGAATAAACAAATAGCCAAGATTGATGAAATTGATACAATCATAATCTATGACAAAGTTGAGCTTTGCATATTGCCGATAAAATCTAAGTTCTGGAATGATGTCTGCATCAAGTTTATAAAATTCCTGGACATGTTTGGCTGTTGCTTCATTTAATGGTTCATGCCATTTAAATAACAGTTCTGAAATCTGCTTCACTTTGCAATAATCAAACtctgaaaaacataattttaaattttgtaatataGTATCCAATCCTtggtaataaatattaattttatattgttCTTCTGTTGAGGTAGGAAAAAACATACTATCTGAATTGCCAAGATctattgttttctgaatttttctttttttctgaaaagaaggtCTTTCAACTTCAAAACCTTTACAGGTTATTTTCTGACATATTTCCTCTGCTCCATCCCAGACAGTTTTGAAATACACATCACTTCTTTCAGATGATAAACATTCCAAAATTGCTTCTATTTttgaagacaaggagaaaatgtcTATGGTTTCACTTTGAAGCTCTTTGGAAAGAATTCCTGTAACACTTAGCACCCGATAAagaaatttcaaacaaaagataaattcaAATTTGGAAACCAATGTCAACAAATCATTCAATTCATCGGCCAAACTTGTGTTTGAAGAATGGCTTGATACAACTTCCAGTGTTTCAATAATCTCTGGAAGACCCTCAATCACAGATAGTAATGTACGATCATGGATTGTCCAACATGAATGTGATGTATGTTTCTTGCATGTTTTGTTTTGACTTAGCTTACAAATGTTTCGAAAATTTGCAGACATTTCCCCAGACATATGAATAGTGTTGAACAAAGAACTGAGAGTATTTAGGGCACTTCGGAGTTCTTTTACTTCTTTACAAAACCTAATCACCGCTAAATCCAAAAAATGTGCATAACAATGTACGTATAAAGCTCTTGGCTCTTCCTTCTTGAATTCTGCTGcgattttattaaattttcccCTCAAATTAGTGGTACTATCATAGGCCTGGCCATGTATTTTATTCAAATCAGCTCCAATTTGCTGCAGGTAAGTTCTGATAGCCCTATGCAAACTGGTCCCAGTCATCTCCTCAACATCGATAAAACCCAAGAACCTTTCTTTAATCAAGATAGCCTTTGAGGTTTTTTGTGGGTATCTTACACAAACTGAAAACTGTTCTTTAGTGGCACTGTCAGTGGTCTCATCACATATTATTGAAAAAGCTGAGGAGAGATTGATCTCATTCACAATATCTTGCAACATTTCAGTCTTTACTATTTCAATAATATCATTTTGAATTTGTGTACTATTATAGAAGTCAACTTGCGAATTCATAAGTCgaaatatttcttctcctttatcttttgCTCTAATTTCTACCAATTCTAAAAAACTgcctttattcacagatgaaacAGACTGGTCATTTTCTCTTAAGGGTAAACACtgctttccaaaaaataaaatattttcaattataagCTTTaggtactttttattttcttcaatcttttttgcACGAATAGATAAGTGAGCATTGATAGCTTCATCACAAAACTGGTATTCCCTCCAAAATTGCAATGACTTCAAATGCATTTCACTTTTTTCATGCTTTCTGAATTTTTCCAGAGTTTTTTTCCAATTAGAAATTCCTTGGGCCGCAAGTGACTCTCCCCCACAGCTACATTTTTTTTGGCAGAACAACTGGCATGAATAACAGAACATCATATCCTTTTTAATACTGTTTCCCAAATGCTGAAAATTTGAACGCCAAGATTTTTTA
This genomic interval from Equus quagga isolate Etosha38 chromosome 5, UCLA_HA_Equagga_1.0, whole genome shotgun sequence contains the following:
- the ZMYM1 gene encoding zinc finger MYM-type protein 1 isoform X1, which translates into the protein MFPKKKPVSLELEDSFASDTKMKEPLVDSECDKAVAPQLGGLNEIKTELDNAQEYCQAQQPKTQENELKINTAFSDSASQLTTGIQLSLASSGMSKMLPSVSTAAIQVSCSGCKKILQKGQTAYQRKGSTQLFCSTPCIAEYISSASSPATPKRTCSNCSKDILNPKDVISVQLEDTTSSKSFCSQSCLSSYEEKRKPFVTICTNTILAKCSICQKTTVIQYEVKYQNMKHSLCSTACFSKFHSANNLIMNCCENCGAYCYTSSSLFCILPMEGQSHYFSNSKSVTAYKQKPAKTLTSVLCKLLKPSDEMIETTNDLGKTELFCSINCFSAYNKAKMESSTVNVSLVHSASTELLSPKKDTTPVISNIVSLAEAHVALPIMNSDVLQGTVSSVTANVIADISKSSPCESNSSVAHSSVEQPSLSPSSSVLGQHTVGSSIEVQKDQVSNQDATYNMKSVKISDGLCHSKFTSKIQKVKGKSRNTKKSWRSNFQHLGNSIKKDMMFCYSCQLFCQKKCSCGGESLAAQGISNWKKTLEKFRKHEKSEMHLKSLQFWREYQFCDEAINAHLSIRAKKIEENKKYLKLIIENILFFGKQCLPLRENDQSVSSVNKGSFLELVEIRAKDKGEEIFRLMNSQVDFYNSTQIQNDIIEIVKTEMLQDIVNEINLSSAFSIICDETTDSATKEQFSVCVRYPQKTSKAILIKERFLGFIDVEEMTGTSLHRAIRTYLQQIGADLNKIHGQAYDSTTNLRGKFNKIAAEFKKEEPRALYVHCYAHFLDLAVIRFCKEVKELRSALNTLSSLFNTIHMSGEMSANFRNICKLSQNKTCKKHTSHSCWTIHDRTLLSVIEGLPEIIETLEVVSSHSSNTSLADELNDLLTLVSKFEFIFCLKFLYRVLSVTGILSKELQSETIDIFSLSSKIEAILECLSSERSDVYFKTVWDGAEEICQKITCKGFEVERPSFQKKRKIQKTIDLGNSDSMFFPTSTEEQYKINIYYQGLDTILQNLKLCFSEFDYCKVKQISELLFKWHEPLNEATAKHVQEFYKLDADIIPELRFYRQYAKLNFVIDYDCINFINLGYLFIQHGLHNNIPCISKLLYIALSWPITSASAENSFSTLPRLKTYLCRTMGQVKLSGLALMAVEQELVNKLMEPERLNGIVEKFIHQMKEI
- the ZMYM1 gene encoding zinc finger MYM-type protein 1 isoform X3, with the protein product MSKMLPSVSTAAIQVSCSGCKKILQKGQTAYQRKGSTQLFCSTPCIAEYISSASSPATPKRTCSNCSKDILNPKDVISVQLEDTTSSKSFCSQSCLSSYEEKRKPFVTICTNTILAKCSICQKTTVIQYEVKYQNMKHSLCSTACFSKFHSANNLIMNCCENCGAYCYTSSSLFCILPMEGQSHYFSNSKSVTAYKQKPAKTLTSVLCKLLKPSDEMIETTNDLGKTELFCSINCFSAYNKAKMESSTVNVSLVHSASTELLSPKKDTTPVISNIVSLAEAHVALPIMNSDVLQGTVSSVTANVIADISKSSPCESNSSVAHSSVEQPSLSPSSSVLGQHTVGSSIEVQKDQVSNQDATYNMKSVKISDGLCHSKFTSKIQKVKGKSRNTKKSWRSNFQHLGNSIKKDMMFCYSCQLFCQKKCSCGGESLAAQGISNWKKTLEKFRKHEKSEMHLKSLQFWREYQFCDEAINAHLSIRAKKIEENKKYLKLIIENILFFGKQCLPLRENDQSVSSVNKGSFLELVEIRAKDKGEEIFRLMNSQVDFYNSTQIQNDIIEIVKTEMLQDIVNEINLSSAFSIICDETTDSATKEQFSVCVRYPQKTSKAILIKERFLGFIDVEEMTGTSLHRAIRTYLQQIGADLNKIHGQAYDSTTNLRGKFNKIAAEFKKEEPRALYVHCYAHFLDLAVIRFCKEVKELRSALNTLSSLFNTIHMSGEMSANFRNICKLSQNKTCKKHTSHSCWTIHDRTLLSVIEGLPEIIETLEVVSSHSSNTSLADELNDLLTLVSKFEFIFCLKFLYRVLSVTGILSKELQSETIDIFSLSSKIEAILECLSSERSDVYFKTVWDGAEEICQKITCKGFEVERPSFQKKRKIQKTIDLGNSDSMFFPTSTEEQYKINIYYQGLDTILQNLKLCFSEFDYCKVKQISELLFKWHEPLNEATAKHVQEFYKLDADIIPELRFYRQYAKLNFVIDYDCINFINLGYLFIQHGLHNNIPCISKLLYIALSWPITSASAENSFSTLPRLKTYLCRTMGQVKLSGLALMAVEQELVNKLMEPERLNGIVEKFIHQMKEI
- the ZMYM1 gene encoding zinc finger MYM-type protein 1 isoform X2, whose product is MFPKKKPVSLELEDSFASDTKMKEPLVDSECDKAVAPQLGGLNEIKTELDNAQEYCQAQQPKTQENELKINTAFSDSASQLTTGIQLSLASSGMSKMLPSVSTAAIQVSCSGCKKILQKGQTAYQRKGSTQLFCSTPCIAEYISSASSPATPKRTCSNCSKDILNPKDVISVQLEDTTSSKSFCSQSCLSSYEEKRKPFVTICTNTILAKCSICQKTTVIQYEVKYQNMKHSLCSTACFSKFHSANNLIMNCCENCGAYCYTSSSLFCILPMEGQSHYFSNSKSVTAYKQPSDEMIETTNDLGKTELFCSINCFSAYNKAKMESSTVNVSLVHSASTELLSPKKDTTPVISNIVSLAEAHVALPIMNSDVLQGTVSSVTANVIADISKSSPCESNSSVAHSSVEQPSLSPSSSVLGQHTVGSSIEVQKDQVSNQDATYNMKSVKISDGLCHSKFTSKIQKVKGKSRNTKKSWRSNFQHLGNSIKKDMMFCYSCQLFCQKKCSCGGESLAAQGISNWKKTLEKFRKHEKSEMHLKSLQFWREYQFCDEAINAHLSIRAKKIEENKKYLKLIIENILFFGKQCLPLRENDQSVSSVNKGSFLELVEIRAKDKGEEIFRLMNSQVDFYNSTQIQNDIIEIVKTEMLQDIVNEINLSSAFSIICDETTDSATKEQFSVCVRYPQKTSKAILIKERFLGFIDVEEMTGTSLHRAIRTYLQQIGADLNKIHGQAYDSTTNLRGKFNKIAAEFKKEEPRALYVHCYAHFLDLAVIRFCKEVKELRSALNTLSSLFNTIHMSGEMSANFRNICKLSQNKTCKKHTSHSCWTIHDRTLLSVIEGLPEIIETLEVVSSHSSNTSLADELNDLLTLVSKFEFIFCLKFLYRVLSVTGILSKELQSETIDIFSLSSKIEAILECLSSERSDVYFKTVWDGAEEICQKITCKGFEVERPSFQKKRKIQKTIDLGNSDSMFFPTSTEEQYKINIYYQGLDTILQNLKLCFSEFDYCKVKQISELLFKWHEPLNEATAKHVQEFYKLDADIIPELRFYRQYAKLNFVIDYDCINFINLGYLFIQHGLHNNIPCISKLLYIALSWPITSASAENSFSTLPRLKTYLCRTMGQVKLSGLALMAVEQELVNKLMEPERLNGIVEKFIHQMKEI
- the ZMYM1 gene encoding zinc finger MYM-type protein 1 isoform X4; translation: MLLCLEFTHYTSSADVPDRLERLKKERFSADILNPKDVISVQLEDTTSSKSFCSQSCLSSYEEKRKPFVTICTNTILAKCSICQKTTVIQYEVKYQNMKHSLCSTACFSKFHSANNLIMNCCENCGAYCYTSSSLFCILPMEGQSHYFSNSKSVTAYKQKPAKTLTSVLCKLLKPSDEMIETTNDLGKTELFCSINCFSAYNKAKMESSTVNVSLVHSASTELLSPKKDTTPVISNIVSLAEAHVALPIMNSDVLQGTVSSVTANVIADISKSSPCESNSSVAHSSVEQPSLSPSSSVLGQHTVGSSIEVQKDQVSNQDATYNMKSVKISDGLCHSKFTSKIQKVKGKSRNTKKSWRSNFQHLGNSIKKDMMFCYSCQLFCQKKCSCGGESLAAQGISNWKKTLEKFRKHEKSEMHLKSLQFWREYQFCDEAINAHLSIRAKKIEENKKYLKLIIENILFFGKQCLPLRENDQSVSSVNKGSFLELVEIRAKDKGEEIFRLMNSQVDFYNSTQIQNDIIEIVKTEMLQDIVNEINLSSAFSIICDETTDSATKEQFSVCVRYPQKTSKAILIKERFLGFIDVEEMTGTSLHRAIRTYLQQIGADLNKIHGQAYDSTTNLRGKFNKIAAEFKKEEPRALYVHCYAHFLDLAVIRFCKEVKELRSALNTLSSLFNTIHMSGEMSANFRNICKLSQNKTCKKHTSHSCWTIHDRTLLSVIEGLPEIIETLEVVSSHSSNTSLADELNDLLTLVSKFEFIFCLKFLYRVLSVTGILSKELQSETIDIFSLSSKIEAILECLSSERSDVYFKTVWDGAEEICQKITCKGFEVERPSFQKKRKIQKTIDLGNSDSMFFPTSTEEQYKINIYYQGLDTILQNLKLCFSEFDYCKVKQISELLFKWHEPLNEATAKHVQEFYKLDADIIPELRFYRQYAKLNFVIDYDCINFINLGYLFIQHGLHNNIPCISKLLYIALSWPITSASAENSFSTLPRLKTYLCRTMGQVKLSGLALMAVEQELVNKLMEPERLNGIVEKFIHQMKEI